In one Fundulus heteroclitus isolate FHET01 chromosome 3, MU-UCD_Fhet_4.1, whole genome shotgun sequence genomic region, the following are encoded:
- the LOC118556245 gene encoding hyaluronan synthase 1-like, translating to MKLKHSLKKLGTILRAIFTFLFALVVLGVMVWAYVQGFQLVTSKFKIISFGFYGLLLSLHVLVQSLFAFIEHCRMKSHKKPCSYTKTIGFTISAYQEDPSYLRECLNSVRGLQYPSELMRIIMVIDGNSDDDRYMMDMFREVFADQDPGFFVWKNNYHSWDPTQAQQNEKNGTEWDADYVIGEDPQRKEVEHLIQTKRCVCIMQKWGGKREVMYTAFKALGLSVDYIQVCDSDTKLDPLATVELCKVLESNPKYGAVGGDVMILNLKDSYISFMSSLRYWMAFNIERACQSFFNCVSCISGPLGLYRNDLLQQFLESWYNQKFLGSHCTFGDDRHLTNRMLSMGYATKYTARSKCYTETPAQFLRWLNQQTRWTKSYFREWLYNAMWWHKHHLWMTYESIVSGIFPFFVTATMIQLFWRGSLWDILWVLCCIQLIGLLKAAYACLLRQSMVMVFMSLYSTLYMTSLLPAKYFAILTMNKSSWGTSGRRKIVGNYMPLLPLSVWAAILLSGFGYTIYRETKENWSSPAKIMETKFLVFGCVAYLCYWLLMMFLYWAWFRRLCRKRAQTYSLSV from the exons atgaaactgaaacattcATTAAAGAAGTTGGGCACAATCCTCCGAGCTATCTTCACCTTCCTCTTCGCTCTGGTGGTTCTGGGAGTCATGGTTTGGGCCTATGTGCAGGGCTTCCAGCTGGTGACATCCAAGTTTAAGATCATTTCCTTTGGCTTTTATGGACTCTTGCTCTCGCTCCACGTTCTGGTCCAAAGCCTGTTCGCCTTTATCGAGCACTGCCGGATGAAGAGCCACAAAAAGCCGTGCAGCTACACCAAAACGATTGGATTCACCATTTCTGCTTACCAGGAGGATCCATCCTATCTCAGAGAATGTCTCAACTCTGTGAGGGGCTTGCAGTATCCCTCGGAGCTGATGCGTATCATCATGGTGATAGATGGCAACTCTGACGATGACCGGTACATGATGGACATGTTCCGGGAGGTTTTTGCGGACCAGGATCCGGGTTTCTTCGTGTGGAAGAACAATTACCACTCATGGGATCCCACACAGGCTCAGCAGaatgaaaaaaatggaacagaaTGGGATGCTGATTATGTCATTGGAGAGGATCCTCAGAGAAAAGAAGTGGAGCACCTGATCCAGACCAAAAGGTGTGTGTGCATCATGCAGAAGTGGGGAGGCAAACGGGAGGTGATGTACACAGCATTTAAGGCACTGGGATTATCAGTTGACTACATACAG GTGTGCGATTCAGACACCAAGTTGGACCCGTTAGCCACAGTAGAGCTTTGCAAGGTATTGGAGAGCAACCCCAAGTATGGTGCTGTGGGAGGAGACGTGATGATCCTTAACCTTAAAGACTCGTACATCAGCTTCATGAGCAGCCTCAGGTACTGGATGGCTTTCAACATAGAGCGGGCCTGCCAGTCCTTTTTCAACTGTGTGTCCTGCATCAGTGGTCCTCTGG GTTTGTACAGGAACGACCTCCTCCAGCAGTTTCTGGAATCCTGGTACAATCAGAAGTTTTTGGGAAGCCATTGCACGTTTGGTGACGACAGACACCTCACCAACCGCATGCTGAGCATGGGTTACGCCACAAA GTACACGGCTCGCTCAAAGTGCTACACCGAAACACCCGCCCAGTTTCTGCGCTGGCTGAACCAGCAAACACGCTGGACCAAATCCTACTTCCGAGAGTGGCTCTACAACGCCATGTGGTGGCACAAGCATCACCTCTGGATGACCTACGAGTCCATCGTCTCGGGCATTTTCCCCTTCTTCGTCACGGCCACTATGATCCAGCTGTTCTGGAGGGGCTCACTGTGGGACATCCTCTGGGTCCTCTGCTGCATTCAGCTCATTGGGTTGCTGAAAGCGGCATACGCTTGCCTCCTTCGCCAAAGCATGGTGATGGTCTTTATGTCGCTCTACTCCACCCTGTACATGACCAGTTTGCTGCCTGCAAAGTACTTTGCCATTCTCACAATGAACAAAAGCAGCTGGGGGACATCGGGCAGGCGTAAGATTGTTGGTAACTACATGCCCCTGCTTCCGCTGTCAGTTTGGGCTGCTATTCTGCTGAGTGGGTTTGGATACACAATCTACAGGGAGACCAAAGAAAATTGGTCAAGTCCAGCCAAGATAATGGAAACTAAGTTTCTTGTTTTTGGTTGTGTGGCTTACTTATGTTACTGGTTGCTCATGATGTTCCTCTACTGGGCCTGGTTCCGCAGGTTATGCAGAAAGCGCGCCCAAACCTACTCACTCAGTGTGTAA
- the LOC105920033 gene encoding trypsin-3, translating to MDLFLVLIFFGVAVGLEDDEKIVGGYECPRNSVPYQVSLFTGYNYCGGILLSDEWVLSAAHCKPKANVEVRLGEHDIWEPEHTEQHIMSATFIRHPDYNPRTQDSDIMLIKLSQPVVLNDYVRPAMLPSQCASAGTMCQISGWGNIRPSDEGSRYPHKLQCLEVPLLSDDSCFNAYPFQITENMICAGYLEGGKDSCQGDSGGPMVCKGELQGVVSWGHGCAQRNKPGVYTKVCNYVSWIKTTMASG from the exons TGGAAGATGATGAGAAGATTGTTGGGGGGTATGAGTGCCCGAGAAACTCTGTGCCCTATCAAGTGTCGCTGTTCACTGGGTACAACTACTGTGGAGGGATTCTCCTGTCTGATGAGTGGGTGCTGTCGGCTGCACACTGCAAACCAAA ggcaAATGTAGAGGTTCGGCTGGGAGAGCATGACATCTGGGAACCTGAGCATACTGAACAGCACATCATGTCTGCCACGTTCATTCGCCACCCTGATTACAATCCTCGCACGCAAGACAGCGACATCATGCTGATCAAGCTGAGTCAGCCTGTTGTTCTGAACGACTATGTGCGCCCTGCCATGCTTCCATCCCAGTGTGCCAGTGCTGGGACGATGTGCCAGATATCTGGATGGGGGAATATTCGCCCCAGTGATGAGGGCT CAAGGTACCCACACAAGCTGCAGTGCCTAGAAGTCCCTCTGTTGAGTGATGACTCTTGCTTCAATGCATATCCTTTTCAGATCACTGAAAACATGATATGCGCTGGATATCTTGAGGGGGGGAAGGATTCCTGTCAG ggTGACTCTGGAGGTCCCATGGTGTGTAAGGGAGAGCTCCAAGGAGTCGTGTCCTGGGGCCATGGCTGTGCTCAGAGAAACAAGCCTGGAGTGTACACAAAAGTTTGTAATTATGTTTCCTGGATCAAGACAACAATGGCGTCTGGCTGA